The DNA segment CTAATACCTTTTTAAAGTTATCAAGGAACAGTTCTTGCTGCTCCCGGTCCAACAAGGAAAATGACTGGCTCTCCTCATAATAGATATCACTGCTTTCCTGCTTGATGTAAACGTTATAAATATCATCAACTTTCAGTAAATCAGTATCCACCTTAAATTGTTTGCGAATCGCTGCTATGTCATTCTTATTCATCTCTAATTCCAACTCCCTGGCTAGTAAGATCCGTGTTATTGAATCAAAATCCGTGTCATGTACAAAAAAAGAGCATCCAAAGCTACAGTTTAGCTTTTGACACTTTTTTATTATAACAATATTTAAGATGAAGAACGGAAAACAGTTCCAATATAGTTAATTGTCTGCACTTTGCCATCCACGTCATATTTAGCTAGTTTCTTGCGAATGGATCTGCTGTGTCCCTTAAAATTGTCCTTTCTAAAATGTAGGTTTAGTACTTTCATTTTACAAAATAGGACGATTTATTGTATTTATTGTTGGAAATTCCAGTTAAAGTTTAGAATTTATTTCTAATAAACTCTTCTAAAACAATAATAAAAATGCCGAAATCTAAACAGTGTTTCGGCATTTTTATTTTATTTCTTACTAATATATTAGTTTTGAAAAATTTTTTTCTGAAAAACCTCATTTACTTGGTACGGTTCCCCTTTTAATCCCAAAGTGAGGGACATTTTTATTCAGGTGGTACTGAGGAAATACTATTAATGGCATTCGGGGTCATTTCGTTTCTAAGTGGTTTTACCCCAATTTACCAAAGCGTAATAGTTTAACAAGTTGCACTCGAAAACTTGTCAAAAACCGTACAATACTTGTAACAGCCACCTGAGACAAGCGTCTGTTTCATTGTTGCAATTAATCTACAGAATCCTTACCACGGTTCATCTTTTTCAATTTAACGTCCTGTTCTTTCGTAAGATCCGGTTCCTCGCCGAATTCTGTTCTTAAATTAGAATTAGCGAAACTTGCAGGTCGGTCGGTAACCTTGTCGACCTCTTCATTTGGCTTAAATAGTAGACCGAGACATACCAGACCACCAATCCCTACAAGACCATAGACCACCCTAGACAAGAATGCATCTTGACCACCAAATAACGTTGCAACTAAATCAAATTGAAATAATCCAATCAAACCCCAGTTAAGTGCACCGATAATAACTAGAGATAGTGCAATCCGTGAGAACATACTCATACTTAAACTCCTCCTTCGATTAAAATATAATTGAATCCGTAATTACCGTAAGTAGTTTTGAACCGCTACTTTACATCAGTTGTTACAATCACTGAATAAATACGACGCATATTGATTCGTACTTATCTTTTGCCAAAACCGCTATTTAATACATATTTATCAATGAAGACAGGTCACAAACAATCATAGTTAATTTTACAAACGTTTTTTTATTATTATTCGCATTTCTTTAGTGCCTGTCTCCCACAATTTAAAGGAGATGATAGAAAGGATTTACAGCAACAAAAAGCGTAAAGCCCCAGTTTCCACTGGATCCTTACGCTTTTTTTGATTACTCAAGTAAAATACTCCAACTTCGCATTCGGAAAGTACTTTGTCATATATCCGTATAGATTTGACTTTATTTCATCCTCTTCATCCTTTTGGTAAATATACTTACCAATTCCATACCTGCCCCATTTGTAACGTCTTTTTTCTTCATCTAACTCCAATTTCGTTTTTGGATAATTCTTTTCAATCACTTTTTTCGCGGGCTTCGTAAAGCGGTGTTGAATAAATTCAAATGTAATATCGTCTCTTGCATCTTGTGGCAATTCTTCATCAAGTCGCTCAAACATGCGGCGATATCCTTCCTCCCAGCCTTCATGAAGGTATATGGGAGCAACGATAAAACCTAGTGGGTAGCCAGCTCTCGCCACTTTCCCTGCTGCCTCGATTCTTTTATTCAGAGGAGAAGTACCGGGCTCAAAACTCTTAATGACATAATCAGCGTTTATGCTAAATCGGAATCGTGTATTGCCATTATGCTTGGCATCCAGTAAATGGTCGACAAAATGAAATTTGGTCACAAAACGTAGCCTACCTAATTCTGTTTGACCAATATGTTCAATTGCTTTTTTTAATGAATGCGTCAAATGGTCAATTCCTACTATATCTGATGTACAGGCAGCTTCGAACCGGGTAATCTCAGGTGCACGTTCTTCGATGTAGCGATCAGCCGCTTCAAAAATCTCTTCCACGTTTACGTAAGTTCGAATATACGGTTTGCTGCCCATCGTCGTTTGCAAATAACAGTAATGACAATGCGCCATACAACCTGTCGCAAGGGGGATTGCATATTCTGCTGAAGGCTTTGACGTATCAAATTTTAGCGTTTTTCGAATACCAACGACTAAGGTGGATTTTGCGATACGATATTTTTGAGCGTCCGTATCACCCGGCAAATCCCGAATTTGATTATGCGATGTCGTAAAGCGCGTTTCAATCCCCATTTCCTCAAACTTTTTCTTCAGTTCTTTTCCAAGAGGATAATCAAGTGCATGGGGCTCAAAATAGACAAGTTGTGGGATAAAGGGTTTATTCATACTGAGAACTACCTAATTCAAAATTAGTATCCATTTGATCACCTTTCTCTTTTTTTATAGCTTGTCTTAAAAATGAGAAGTTATGAAAATGAACATAATTTTGGGTACTTGATCACAACCTTATTCAGTTAAAATAATACAAGTGCATAAACAATTAGGAACCTCAGTCACATTCACTTGGGATTAGTAATTATTCGAATATTTATAGACCTTGGTGAGTTGATATATTCTTACCTTGCATAGGTCAGTCAAACAATGATAAAAAACACCAAAATAGTAAAAAACCTCATTTACTTGTGGTACGGTTCTCCGTCACGCGCTTAGATGCGAAATTTTAGTGAAATTTTTCGCACCAATTTATGATACGGCTGGTTATGAATAATACAAAATGCTCGATACACCTGCTCAATCAATACTAACTTCATCAACTGATGAGGGAAAATCATTTTACAGAATGATAATTGTTCATTTGATCTCTTCAATATTTCATCACTTAGTCCGAGTTATCCACTGATGACGAAGGTGATTTTGCTTTTGCCGTACGTCATGAGTTGGTTGAAGTCGTCGGCTAGTTGTTCGGAGGATTTCATTTTTCCGTTAATGGCAAGGGCAATGACGTGAGCATCGGGTACGATTTTTGCCAAGATGCGTTCGCCTTCTTTTCGTTTCACGAGCAACATGTCGAGTTTTTCCTTCATTATTTCCTCAAACTCCAAATCAATGATTTCTGGATTGTTTTTCCTCAATTCCTCAAAACTTTGTCTGATTTGCTTTGGGGTAAGATCGATGTTTTCTTCCAGTGCTTTGGCCAGTCGTTTCCCTATCTTGGTCATGGATGCATATGTTAACCCACCAGATATAATCCCTCCTGCCAACGGAATCGCTTTGGAAACGCCTTTGGCAAATGAATTTTTAGTAACCTTTAAGCCAATGAACTCTAATGTCTTTTTAAAGATCGGATAGTAGACAGTCTTCATTAAAACTTTGTTCGGGATCTTCTTTAACGCTTGTTTTGCCAACTGTGATGATAAAGCTTTGATTGTGGCTGTTGCTCCGCCAACGCCAAACATAACACCTAAAAACAAGATTAAATCGCCGCTCACATTTTCCGCATTCATTTCTTCGCCATCCCAAAAATCATCATAGCCATAAATTTAGCCGAGCTCTTGAGAAAGTCGTAAAGCCATGGCAAAAAACTGCACAGTATCTGCTGGAATCGTCGCAGCCATCGCTAAACCACCTGGGATGCCCGTAGCAAACGAAAGACTTGAACTTTGCATCGTCCGATCAGAAATCACTTTTTTAGCAATTTTGTTTAAAATCTGTTTATCAATATTGGCCTGTCCAGAACCTTTTTCAATCAGCTCGGCAAGTTCATCAGGAGATAAATGTTTCGAAAAACTCTTCGCTAAAAACTCTCTTCGATCCACTTTCACACCTGGTAACTTTACAACATTTGAAAGTACGACTTCGAGTACGGTAGATTCGTTTGCCAACATTAACACCTCATTTAACAATATTTTTCTTATCATACTATTATTATTTCAAATTTTATCCATTAATATCTTTTCAAATGTATTCTTTATGCTATGATTTAATCAATTCCTGAATTGATAGAAGCTTACATATTTCGATTTAAACTATGTAATAGAAAAGGTGAGATAATGGATAAAAATGAAGATCTTTTAAAAACCAAAGATGATCGAATTGCTCACTTGGAGAAACTTATTGTTGAATTAACGGAAGCTAAACAACAAAATGCTGCAACGCTTGCGGAAAGCTATCGTTCAAAGCCTTATGAAACATTTGAAAGTGGTTTTAAATTGTCTTCCTTATTCTTATGGTTTAAAAATATTCTAATCATCATTCTTATACTATTAGTACTCGGTCTTGGTGCTTTTTGGTTGCTGAATGGTAATGTCTTTAAGAAAAGTTCTGTAACATTTGTAGAAACTGTTCAGGAGTTATCCACTTTAGCAACAGCGGAAGCTCAAACGAAAACGGTGCTAAATATAGTAGACAATAAAATTTTCGGCAAAAAAATTCCTTTGCCTATACCTGGCACTAAACGTGAAATATTGCTCATTGTTCCCGCAACGGTGCTCGCAGGTGTTGATTTGAATAAGGTTACGGAAGACGATATGAAGATTAGCGAAGATACGAAAGAGATTGATATTACTCTACCTCACGCAAAACTTATTCAAGAACCTTCACTTCAAATGGACAAAATTACAACATACGTTGATGGTGGGATTTTCAATGATAAAGTTGATTGGAATGAAGGTTATGAACTAGCGGCCTCTGCACAAGAAAAAGTTAAAAAAGAAGTTATTTCTGCCGGTTTATTAACAACTGCTGAAAAAAATGCAGACAAGGCACTAACTCAATTTTTCAAGAATATGGGTTACAAAGTAAATATAACTTATAAATAACCAAATCATTATTATTAAAATCTCTTCATCAAAACAGCACCCACCTAAAGTACTGGTTGGGTGCTGTTTTGCATTATAAAATCATTATCTACTTATGATAATGGTTGATTTTTAGTATCTTTCAATGGATATCACATTTATAATTTTTCTCAAATTACGAAGGGTTATTTTTCTCTTTCATTAATCTTTAATAGGAAATTCTTTCAATATTTTTTTCAAACCGCATAAAAATATCTCGACATACGTTAGATCCGTTTCGATTTCAAATTTCAACTCACTTCCATGGCCAACAGGATATTGAACATAGCCGCTGACATTTATTTTTTTCTGAATGTATCTATGGTAAAAGTTAGAGCAAAGGTTCAGTTGGCAAAACTACCTATTCTTTTTTTAGATCTAAAAATTTTCCAAATTCACGTATGAAATACTCTATTAATCTTCCCTCGAGCATCACATCGTTAATTTCTGCTTTAAACGCTGGAATAGTTAAATAAAGATAGGTAATATGCCAATCAGCATCGTGTTCATCTTCTGCCTCAGGATACGTATAATTATAGAAGCAAATTTTAAAATGAAATAACCTATCTTGTGAAGTTAATTTGGCATATGGATAGTCTTTAAGGCAGTTCTAGTAAAAGTTACTTTTCCGTGGTGATTCTTTTATATTGCTCTTCCGTGAAATGCTTAACAATTTTTAACTTCTCTTCTTTCCTCATTAACTCTAAAGGAATATACACCTCATGGTTTTTCAGTTTGAAATTTCTCATCTCACTAATCTCAAATCCTACTATTTTTTGGATTTCTTTCTGAAGTTCTTTACCTTTTGTAGACTCAGGATTAAAAGGCTCAACATGCAATATTAAACATTGATATCGTTTATCTCCATAAAGTGTCGCAAATTTGCTAGTATTTCCCCAGAAGGTAAAAGGTTTATAACCTATAGATAAACTCTTTGGTGCAATAGTGCATTTCATGGGTCCAAGAGAATTTTAGAATTTGTGCAACTCACTGAATACTAGTAACTCATTCATTTCTTATACCACCTATAATTGATTGCCAATCATTTACTTATGATACGGTTCATTCTTAATTATTCGAAATGCCCGATACACTTGCTCAACTAACACTAATTTCATAAGCTGATGTGGGAGCGTCATCTTCGAAAATGATAACTTTTCATCAGATCGCTTCATAACGTCTTCATGCAACCCTAACGATCCACCGATAACGAAAGCCACTTTGCTACGACCGTATGTCATAAGAGACTGCAAATCTTCTGCTAACTGTTCTGACGATTTCATTTTTCCTTCAATAGCTAGAGCAATAACATATGTATCTGCACCAATTTTTGCTAAAATACGTTCGCCTTCTTTTTTCTTAACAATTTCCATATCAGCATCACTTAAGTTTTCAGGAGCTTTTTCGTCTGCTACTTCGATTAAATCTATTTTCGCATAACTTCCTAATCGTTTTGTATATTCCTCAATGCCCAATTTTAAATATTTTTCTTTTAATTTCCCAACCGAAACAATAGAGATATTCACAGGTTATCCACCTTCACATTTTGTTTACAAACACGTTATCCACAGAACTTATCCACATATCCACAAGGCGAAACTACATATAGTATGCAATCATACGTTCGCCACTAAATATATTGCTGCGACTTCACAGTAATCGCATTTTGTGGATATCTTTTCATTATCTAAGAGTTCTGTTAAAATCGGAAAGGTATTTTGCTCAGCTACAAACATATCAAGTGCATGATCTATATGGGTTTGACAGCATTTAATTTTCATTTTTTATCATCCTTTCGATTTTCAAATAATTCAATAAGTTATGCACAATTCGGTAATCTTATCCACAATCTAGTTTAACAAAGTAAAAGCGAGTAGGAAAGGTGCAGTTTAGCACTTCTTACTCGCTTTGTAAATGTTTCGTAAATTGAAATTTGTTATCCACATTTATTATTCATCCACAAGGATTTATTAAAACATTTATAAAGTTGAATTGTCTTTCAATAATAATGTGACTTCCAACAATTGACCTTCTCGATATACTTTCAATGTCAAGTTGTCTCCAACTTCTTTTTCATTGTATAAGTGTTTGCGCAACTCAATCATATTCTCTATTTTTTTGCCATCCATTTCAACGATGACATCATATTGTTTTAATCCCGCTTCACCAGCTGGTGATTTTGTTACTACTTCATCAATAACAACACCAGTGGTGATTTCTTCCGGTAAACGCAGTGTATCACGTTGATGGACCGCTGAAACATTCGTTACATCTAAGAGTGTAACTCCCATAGTTGGGCGTTTCATCGCTCCAAATTGTTCTAAGTCTTCAATGACTGGAATAACAGAATTAATTGGAATGGCTAACCCAATTCCTTCTACAGTAGCTTGAGAAATTTTCATTGAATTAATACCAATTAATTGTCCTACTATATTCACTAGTGCGCCACCACTATTACCAGGATTGATGGCTGCATCAGTTTGCAATACTTCAGCCTGCCAGTCGACTTGGTTATCTCCATCTAAATCAATTGGAATGGTACGGTCTTTACCAGATACAACACCCGTTGTCACAGATCCTGAAAAATTTAAGCCTAAAGGATTACCAATTGCAATAACCGTTTCTCCCTGCTTTAATGCATCTGAATCTCCGAATTCAGCAACTGTCGTTACCTTTGAAGCATCCATTTCAAGAACGGCTAAGTCTGTCCAAATATCCGTACCAAGTAATTTTGCTTCTACTTTTGCACCGTCTGCTAATGTAACTTCAATTTGGTTTGCACCTTCAATCACATGGTTGTTAGTAATGACATATGCTTTATCACCTGATTTTTTGTAAATGACTCCTGAACCGCTGCTACCCGCTTCTTGTCCTTCATCACCGGAAGGACTTAAAAAGTCTGATGAAGATTGAATATTTGTGACGCCAACGACTGAGTTCGCCACCTTTTCCACAGCGGATGTAACTTCCGTTGTAATATCAGCTGAAAATTGTTTGGTAGTGTTTGAAGACTCTAGAGATGAATCATTGCCGCTAGATGTATCTCCTCCAGGCATTATACCAACAAACGAAGGTATCATTAGCCAAACAATTAATGCACCAACTAAAACGCCGATAAACGCACTAAAGAAGTAACCTCCTTTACTTCCTTTTTTGTCAATTTGCTTTTGAGGTTCTGGTGGTTGTTGATTATAGTATCCCATAGAAAATCTCCCTTTCTGTTATTCCTTACTCAATATTTTACCAGGTCAACATTAAAATCAGATGAAAACTACTTTAAAACTTGCTCACAAAGAATCCTTAAGAATAAAAGAAGACTCCTTTCGTATTATTTCCAACTAATGAGCATATTTTTCAAACTAAACTCAAAAAGAAAAACCTCACAAATGTGAGGTTTAGACAGTTACTAGTTGAGTCGATTTATTTGCATCAGTATCATACAAATTTATAAATTCTCCGGTGACAATCCCACACGATTCAAGAGTTTGGGTAACACTCATTCTTGCCAAGTCTTTCATATTATTATCTTTACTTAAATGTGAAAGATATATGCGTGTCGGTTTCTGCTCTACCACTTCGCTCATAGCAACTGCTGCATCTTCATTTGAAACATGGCCAACATCGCTTAAAATACGGCGTTTGATAGACCATGGGTAACGGCACATTTGCAGCATGCCAACATCGTGGTTGCTTTCAAAGACATATGAGTCTCCACCTTTGATATAACCTTTCATACGGTCACTGACATACCCTGTATCTGTGATTAAAACGAGTTTACGACCGTTCTCATGAAAGACGTAAAACATCGGGTCTGCTGCATCATGTGATACAGCAAATGATTGAATATCGAGTGATCCAAATGTCTTCACAGACTCCATATCGAAGTGATATTTTTGGTCTATTGAAATTTTACCGATTAGATGTTCCATTGCCATCCATGTCTTGGCATTAGCGTAGATAGGAACATTATATTTACGAGCCAGAACTCCAAGCCCTTTTATGTGGTCACTATGTTCATGTGTAACTAAAATCCCACTTAACTTTTTCATACTGCGGTCAATCGAAACTAATAATTCTTCCATTTTACGTCCACTCAGACCAGCATCGACTAAAAAGGCGTGTTCATCAGTTTCAACGTAAACAGCATTTCCACTACTTCCACTTGCTAAAACACTAAAACGCATGACGAAAACTCCTTAATCTTCTTCTATTTCCTCGGACTCTTTGTTAAATTCAATAATTTTACCTTCAACCGCATTAACAAAATAGTCTTCCTTCAAACCATTTTGTAATTCTACACGAACCCGCCAAGTTGGTGCAAACACTTGCGTTTCTGTTAATTGCACGAGAGTTGAGTAGCCTAAGCTAGTCATAGTAATTGTAGAATTAGGTTTTAATAAGTTTCTTTGATATAACACTTCAACTGCTCGCTCATCAGATAGTAAGTTTTCAGTTTGCTCAAAACTTTCAAGCTCTTCAAAAGATGTTTGCTCATATTTATAAGCTTCATTATCCTCATTCCAATATAATGTGAGCATCGCATTTTGATTAAAGAAGATTTGACGATTATTAACTACTTGGAAAAATACCGCTTTTTTAGCATCTACATCTATATCAAACAATTCATACGATGTGCCATTATATACATGCCTATTTACAAATTCCTTTAGAACACCAGAAACTTCTAGATTACCGATAAGAACCGGATCATTAAAAGTTGATAGTAATTTTGTAATACCTGATATGTCATATGTTTGATTATCCATTAGTTTCATATCCTTAGACGAATACATTCGAATGTTTCCGGATATATAGGATTCTTTAAGGGTGTTTTCAGGAGTACTTTCATAGCGAATATTATCAGCTTGTAATCTCTCCTCAATAGATGTTTCACCTAGTACTTGTAATTCTTGTACTTCATTGTATCGATTAAAATACAAGATATATAAGAAGGAATTTAAAATCAAGAACACGATAATAAAGATCGTTTTGGTTTTATTCCAATCCAATCTTGCCACCTCCTAAATCCTCAGGTGATAGACGAGTCCATTGATCGTTTGATAAGTAAAACCAGGATGGTTCTAAAGTCAGTAATCTTGTTTCATTATCACGTGTTAAGTAATAACCACTTATAATTTCTTCTACATTGTTAAAATCAATTTCCTTCATCACTTTCATTACACCAGACGCCTTCTCTCCTGATGGTAAAGTTGAAATCACAGTATCAAACGGCAAGGAAAGGTCAAGTGTGTAATAAGGTCGCAAATACCTATAGATACCGGGATCTCCCCAATTTACAGTGATTTTAGTAGAAGTATCACTACTGAATACTGGATTTCCCAATAAGTATAATTGGTAATCAATTTGTTGATTGGTTGGATTTATTCCAGAAAATCGAAATTCGTCAGTCCATCCCCCATGCTCATTTATATAATCCAAGCTATCAAATACTAATTTTGAAGGAATAGAAGGATTACTTGTTTCAGCCGATGGATTAACAAAACTTAACGTACGTTCAAGTAAATTGACATTCAACAGAGAGGTTGCATCTGAATATGCATCATTTGTTGCTCCGACTGGACTTTGCCGCACTACATTTGGATCATTAAATAATGCATCTCGAAAACGACTTGGTTCAATTTCTTTTAAGTAATACGTGTATCGAATGCTTTCTACATCTTTTGCAGAAACAAAAAGCGATAGTTTTCCTTGACGTTCAATTTCTGTAAACTTTGCAAAATCATTTGTAGGTGTTACTATTTTTTGCTCTACTAATTCCATATCAACATTTCCTGCCAATGCTGAATATAATGTATTGTTTTTGGAACTAGCAAAATAAATTTTTAGTTGACCATTCTTAAAAGAATTCCAATCAACTATTAAACGATCAAATCCACTTTCAGGGATGTTTAAGCTGGCATTCTTCAAGATATTATCGTAAACAGGAAAAGGTACGTCAGCAGGGAAGAATAATGTAAAGCGATTGGATGCTCCAATCATTTCATTTAATTTTATATCACTTGAGTTGTTACTCTCAAACATTAAATCTCTTATTTCCCAACTTTTCATAGCATTAACAACACTGTCTAAATCAAACGATGCCATCGTACCTTTCATGTCGCCTTCTAAGCTCACAACCATTTTGTAAGGTTTGATTACATCATCTACTCGCTTTGTGTCAGCAATTGATATATTTACAATTGGCGTTGTTTTAATGGTTTGATATTTCGGTGTATAGGTCCATATAGCGAACGTTAACAAGACACTTGAAACAACTAGAATAGCTAAGAGAATAGATTTTATTTGCTCTACATATTTCAATCCCATTCACCTGCCTCATCTAATTCAAATGGCAAAGTGAAGAAAATCGTCGTTCCATGTCCCTCTTCACTTTCGGCCCAAATGGCACCACCGTGTGCTTCAATCATTTCCCGGGCAATAGCTAGACCAAGCCCTGACCCACCCATTGATCTTGCACGTGCTCGATCAACACGGTAGAAGCGATCAAAAATTCGTTCTACATTATCTTTTGGAATTCCCATACCATCATCAGATATCATTGCTTTTATAAATCCATCTTGCACAATGATACCAAATCGAATATTTCCACCATCTGGCGAATATTTTAAAGCATTCGATATAATATTATCTATGACTTGTGTTAATTTATCTGTATCAATTTCCACAAAGAATTGTGATTCTGGCAACAACCGTTGGAACTGAACTTGTTGTGATTTAGACATTTCAAAGCGGTCAATGATTCGATTAAAGAATTTATTAAAATCAACAAACTCTTTATTTAAATCATAATCACTGCTATCCAATTTCGATAACTGCAACAAGTCATTTACTAACCGAATCATTCGTTCTGTTTCTGTTTGCGTTACGTTCAGGAACGCTGGCGCGAGTTCTTGATCTTGCCAAGCACCATCAACAAGTGCCTCTAAATAGCTACGCATTGTGGTTAAAGGTGTTCGTAGTTCATGGGACACGTTTGCTACGAATTCACGTCGCTCCATATCAATTTTTTCTTGTTCGGTATTGTCATGAAGAACTGTAATTAAGCCATTCACGAAACCTGTTTCTTTTTGAATAACAGAGAAGTTTGCAAGTAAAATATAAGGACGTTCGGGTGAACTAAAATCTAAATTAATTGACTCTTTCATATGAATTAGATCTTCAAACGTATACTGTGTTTCAATTCCAAGAACAGAAGAAATTGGACGATGCAACACCATGTCTCTCGGCACTCTCAAGAGTCTTAGAGCGGGATCATTAATTAAGATAATGCGCCCTTTCCTGTCTGTCGCAATAACACCCTCAGTCATATTCGAAAGAACTGAAGCTAATTTACGACGTTCACCTTCTGTTGTTGACTGAGCTTCTTGCAGTCGGTTGGTTAAATGGTTAAAGGCTATCGCCAATTGACCAATTTCATCGTTCCCATATACACGTACTTTACGAGAAAAGTTCCCTTTTGCCATGGCTTGTGCTTGTCTACGCATATCTGAAATAGGACGAGTGATTGTTTGGGAAATTAATATGCCTAAAATTAATGTAATAACAAGTGCTGTTGCTGTACCACCTGCAAGAATACGATTGATTTGATTCATCTGCCGATATACCGTTTCTATGTTCGATTCTAAATAAATTGTACCTAGCACTTCACCTTGATAAATGATTGGAGATGCGAGTACCCAAATACGATCCCTTCTTT comes from the Paenisporosarcina antarctica genome and includes:
- a CDS encoding DUF378 domain-containing protein, with the translated sequence MSMFSRIALSLVIIGALNWGLIGLFQFDLVATLFGGQDAFLSRVVYGLVGIGGLVCLGLLFKPNEEVDKVTDRPASFANSNLRTEFGEEPDLTKEQDVKLKKMNRGKDSVD
- the splB gene encoding spore photoproduct lyase codes for the protein MNKPFIPQLVYFEPHALDYPLGKELKKKFEEMGIETRFTTSHNQIRDLPGDTDAQKYRIAKSTLVVGIRKTLKFDTSKPSAEYAIPLATGCMAHCHYCYLQTTMGSKPYIRTYVNVEEIFEAADRYIEERAPEITRFEAACTSDIVGIDHLTHSLKKAIEHIGQTELGRLRFVTKFHFVDHLLDAKHNGNTRFRFSINADYVIKSFEPGTSPLNKRIEAAGKVARAGYPLGFIVAPIYLHEGWEEGYRRMFERLDEELPQDARDDITFEFIQHRFTKPAKKVIEKNYPKTKLELDEEKRRYKWGRYGIGKYIYQKDEEDEIKSNLYGYMTKYFPNAKLEYFT
- a CDS encoding DUF4230 domain-containing protein, whose translation is MDKNEDLLKTKDDRIAHLEKLIVELTEAKQQNAATLAESYRSKPYETFESGFKLSSLFLWFKNILIIILILLVLGLGAFWLLNGNVFKKSSVTFVETVQELSTLATAEAQTKTVLNIVDNKIFGKKIPLPIPGTKREILLIVPATVLAGVDLNKVTEDDMKISEDTKEIDITLPHAKLIQEPSLQMDKITTYVDGGIFNDKVDWNEGYELAASAQEKVKKEVISAGLLTTAEKNADKALTQFFKNMGYKVNITYK
- the rlmH gene encoding 23S rRNA (pseudouridine(1915)-N(3))-methyltransferase RlmH, yielding MNISIVSVGKLKEKYLKLGIEEYTKRLGSYAKIDLIEVADEKAPENLSDADMEIVKKKEGERILAKIGADTYVIALAIEGKMKSSEQLAEDLQSLMTYGRSKVAFVIGGSLGLHEDVMKRSDEKLSFSKMTLPHQLMKLVLVEQVYRAFRIIKNEPYHK
- a CDS encoding CxxH/CxxC protein; amino-acid sequence: MKIKCCQTHIDHALDMFVAEQNTFPILTELLDNEKISTKCDYCEVAAIYLVANV
- a CDS encoding S1C family serine protease, which translates into the protein MGYYNQQPPEPQKQIDKKGSKGGYFFSAFIGVLVGALIVWLMIPSFVGIMPGGDTSSGNDSSLESSNTTKQFSADITTEVTSAVEKVANSVVGVTNIQSSSDFLSPSGDEGQEAGSSGSGVIYKKSGDKAYVITNNHVIEGANQIEVTLADGAKVEAKLLGTDIWTDLAVLEMDASKVTTVAEFGDSDALKQGETVIAIGNPLGLNFSGSVTTGVVSGKDRTIPIDLDGDNQVDWQAEVLQTDAAINPGNSGGALVNIVGQLIGINSMKISQATVEGIGLAIPINSVIPVIEDLEQFGAMKRPTMGVTLLDVTNVSAVHQRDTLRLPEEITTGVVIDEVVTKSPAGEAGLKQYDVIVEMDGKKIENMIELRKHLYNEKEVGDNLTLKVYREGQLLEVTLLLKDNSTL
- a CDS encoding MBL fold metallo-hydrolase encodes the protein MRFSVLASGSSGNAVYVETDEHAFLVDAGLSGRKMEELLVSIDRSMKKLSGILVTHEHSDHIKGLGVLARKYNVPIYANAKTWMAMEHLIGKISIDQKYHFDMESVKTFGSLDIQSFAVSHDAADPMFYVFHENGRKLVLITDTGYVSDRMKGYIKGGDSYVFESNHDVGMLQMCRYPWSIKRRILSDVGHVSNEDAAVAMSEVVEQKPTRIYLSHLSKDNNMKDLARMSVTQTLESCGIVTGEFINLYDTDANKSTQLVTV
- a CDS encoding two-component system regulatory protein YycI, encoding MDWNKTKTIFIIVFLILNSFLYILYFNRYNEVQELQVLGETSIEERLQADNIRYESTPENTLKESYISGNIRMYSSKDMKLMDNQTYDISGITKLLSTFNDPVLIGNLEVSGVLKEFVNRHVYNGTSYELFDIDVDAKKAVFFQVVNNRQIFFNQNAMLTLYWNEDNEAYKYEQTSFEELESFEQTENLLSDERAVEVLYQRNLLKPNSTITMTSLGYSTLVQLTETQVFAPTWRVRVELQNGLKEDYFVNAVEGKIIEFNKESEEIEED
- a CDS encoding YycH family regulatory protein, encoding MGLKYVEQIKSILLAILVVSSVLLTFAIWTYTPKYQTIKTTPIVNISIADTKRVDDVIKPYKMVVSLEGDMKGTMASFDLDSVVNAMKSWEIRDLMFESNNSSDIKLNEMIGASNRFTLFFPADVPFPVYDNILKNASLNIPESGFDRLIVDWNSFKNGQLKIYFASSKNNTLYSALAGNVDMELVEQKIVTPTNDFAKFTEIERQGKLSLFVSAKDVESIRYTYYLKEIEPSRFRDALFNDPNVVRQSPVGATNDAYSDATSLLNVNLLERTLSFVNPSAETSNPSIPSKLVFDSLDYINEHGGWTDEFRFSGINPTNQQIDYQLYLLGNPVFSSDTSTKITVNWGDPGIYRYLRPYYTLDLSLPFDTVISTLPSGEKASGVMKVMKEIDFNNVEEIISGYYLTRDNETRLLTLEPSWFYLSNDQWTRLSPEDLGGGKIGLE